The window CTTTTCCACCTGTGGAAGGTGGAAGGCAGCCGAAAAATCTTTCTCACTTCCTATCACTTCAAGGAAACTTAAATCGTCATTTTACCCTTGGTTATTCTGCCATAGAGAATACCGAAACGGACATAGTAATTCACCCTCTTGATCCTGATGAAGGAAAACGAGTTCTTGCATCCTTGATCCGCATCGACTTTGTTGACGCACAGAGAAACATTGATGACCATGAAGTAGGACGTAGTAACCGCTTATCTACTGCTTTCGCAGCATTCTACAGGAAAAATCTTCAACAGGCAGAGATAAACGAAGAAGCAAATCGTGTAATAGACGAAAACAACGAAAACCTTAATCAACACTATGATGCCCACTTCAAGGGTTTGATGGAGGTCATTCGAAGCCTTGGAGTGCCATCTATTAATGATAGACAGATGAGGATCGTATCGTCTTTAAGTCCAGAGGCGGCGCTGCAAGGCAACACATCTCTTCTCTACATAGACCCAATGCTCAACCATGAACTTCCTGAAGCTTACAACGGCCTTGGGTTTAAGAACCTCGTATACATGGCAATACAAATCAGCCACTTCCACCTGCAATGGATGAAAACAGAAATAAAAAGGCCTCTTTGCCAAATCATCTTTATCGAAGAGCCGGAGGTGCACCTGCACGCTCAGGTTCAACAAACATTTGTTTCGAACATTTGGGAAATTATACGAAAGGCATCTGAGGATACCGGTGAAAAACATATGGTGCCTCAGCTTGGAATCACTACACACTCCTCACATATCATAGATACGATTGAGTTCAGAAAGGTTCGCTATTTTCGACGTTGCACATCAACCGGAGAAAACCCCGCTACAGCAATTACTTTCAATGCATCGAAGGTGCTTAGCTTAAGGGACTTCAGACCCCAAAAGTCTTCAGCGGGGGGAACAATCGAAGACGAGAAGGAAACCCTGGATTTCCTTAAACGTTATCTTAAGTTAACCCACTGCGATCTATTCTTTGCGGATGCCGCAGTACTGGTCGAGGGTACAGTAGAGAAACTCCTTCTACCACAGATGATTGATAAATCTGCACAAGGACTGAAACGCAACTACCTTACCGTACTGGAGGTTGGAGGCGCTTATGCGCACCGTTTCGCGAGCCTCTTAGAGTTTTTAGGTATTTCATATCTCGTCATAACGGACTTGGATTCAGTCGATCCATTAGACAAGCGAAAAGTTTGCAGGGCAGACACGGTAGGGGCGGTGACTTCAAACGCTTCTCTTAAATTCTTCCTAAATAAATCCGAAGTAAGTGAACTATCAAAGCTGAAAGTGGAAGAGCAAATCTTGGCAGCGGATAGCTGCTTCGTTGCATTCCAAAAACCAACTCCTGTTTTAGGCTATGATCCTAATAAACCAATGCTCGGACGGACGTTCGAAGAAACGTTTACATATCAGAATATGCAAATTTTTCGTGACAATGAAATCAGTTTTGGAATCGACCTTCCTGATGATCAAGATTTTGAAAAAGGGTATACGGCAGTATTCGAAGCGACAAAGTCTTCGTCATTCAAGAAGGCCGAGTTCGCTCTTAATATAGCTTCATTAACAACGGCCTGGGTAACACCACAGTATATTGCTGACGGCTTGCGCTGGCTGGAGGACAAGACATGCGCAAAAACGGAAGTGGAGACTGCTTGATGGGTGCCAAGGTACAAAGGTTACTCGAAACAAGCGCAGATAAAGACATCAGGAATTGCCTGGACACGCGGCGGAGTTTCTCAATGATTGCCGGTGCAGGTTCAGGAAAAACGATGTCTTTGATAAGCGCGCTTAAGTACCTGAGAGAAACAGAAGGTCCACACCTTCGCCGTGACGACAAAAGGATTGCTTGCATCACATATACCAAACGGGCAGTTGAAGTTATCTCCAGCCGCTTGGATCGGGACGAATTGTATTGTGTATCAACACTCCACAGCTTTCTATGGGGAGAAGTAAAAAGGTTTACGCCAAATATTCGTGAAGCTCTCCGTAACTATTTGATACCCTGGCATATAGATAAAAAACAACAGGATGACAACGGTGGTCAAAGTAAGAAAGCAGTTGCTGCAAGAGAAAAAATCGCATCATTACAGCTCGACCTGGATCGATTGGATGCTGTGGACAGTTTTGAGTATAGCGACACCAATTTCAGTAACTACTCCCAAGGCGTGCTAAGTCACGATGACGTTATTTATGTCGCTGCCTACCTGTTATCAACAAATGAAATTCTCCGCCGGATTGTTGGCCAGAAATATCCGTATATCTTTGTTGATGAGGCGCAGGATACATTTCAAAATGTTGTAGAGGCACTTAATAAACTTTGTGAAAGCGATGGCTTGCCTATTGTCGGCTACTTCGGTGATCCGATGCAGCAGATATACGATGAACGTGCGGGTGATTTTGCTGGTCCTGCCAATTCCGTTCGGATCACAAAACAAGAGAATTTTCGATGCTCACGAAAAGTGATAAATTTGCTGAATGCATTTCGACAAGATATCCAACAGGTTCCCGCAGGAGCAAGCG is drawn from Syntrophales bacterium and contains these coding sequences:
- a CDS encoding AAA family ATPase; translated protein: MKIKKVHLRNFRRLENVEIDFENDETVFVGPNNSGKTSATTAFRLFLLRQDFKVHDFSVSTIAAINAFGVMDDADESNLPSIEMDLWFSIDPDIEFGRVFSLLPNALANFEEVGVRLKYCVKDASKLKAEYLSAFPPVEGGRQPKNLSHFLSLQGNLNRHFTLGYSAIENTETDIVIHPLDPDEGKRVLASLIRIDFVDAQRNIDDHEVGRSNRLSTAFAAFYRKNLQQAEINEEANRVIDENNENLNQHYDAHFKGLMEVIRSLGVPSINDRQMRIVSSLSPEAALQGNTSLLYIDPMLNHELPEAYNGLGFKNLVYMAIQISHFHLQWMKTEIKRPLCQIIFIEEPEVHLHAQVQQTFVSNIWEIIRKASEDTGEKHMVPQLGITTHSSHIIDTIEFRKVRYFRRCTSTGENPATAITFNASKVLSLRDFRPQKSSAGGTIEDEKETLDFLKRYLKLTHCDLFFADAAVLVEGTVEKLLLPQMIDKSAQGLKRNYLTVLEVGGAYAHRFASLLEFLGISYLVITDLDSVDPLDKRKVCRADTVGAVTSNASLKFFLNKSEVSELSKLKVEEQILAADSCFVAFQKPTPVLGYDPNKPMLGRTFEETFTYQNMQIFRDNEISFGIDLPDDQDFEKGYTAVFEATKSSSFKKAEFALNIASLTTAWVTPQYIADGLRWLEDKTCAKTEVETA
- a CDS encoding UvrD-helicase domain-containing protein, with product MRKNGSGDCLMGAKVQRLLETSADKDIRNCLDTRRSFSMIAGAGSGKTMSLISALKYLRETEGPHLRRDDKRIACITYTKRAVEVISSRLDRDELYCVSTLHSFLWGEVKRFTPNIREALRNYLIPWHIDKKQQDDNGGQSKKAVAAREKIASLQLDLDRLDAVDSFEYSDTNFSNYSQGVLSHDDVIYVAAYLLSTNEILRRIVGQKYPYIFVDEAQDTFQNVVEALNKLCESDGLPIVGYFGDPMQQIYDERAGDFAGPANSVRITKQENFRCSRKVINLLNAFRQDIQQVPAGASADVEGSVLIRLVRAEAPEGERKRYTEDQITRASARFAEALEVWGWDQRADVKHLFLVRQMIARRLGFPELQKLFTGLFSSTTAQEDYEKGDHFLLKPFVSVICPLAQAHKNGNQRRVIDVLKMSSPAFDPKGVNADRTLGEMRNQLNEITQGLSALWDYNTPQKLDRVIRCMYGCRDEEGGRKSWQA